In the candidate division KSB1 bacterium genome, one interval contains:
- a CDS encoding PorV/PorQ family protein, which yields MYRQLLILCICCFFSNSLFGQGFITDVSKSGTSVATFLEIAIGARGVAMGGANVSIANDATALYWNPAGITRLAGNDVVALHTRWIAGTNFDFLGIVVNMGNFGSLGFSFTALTMDDMAVRTVEMPDGTGEFFKAGDIAAAVSYARQLTNRFSIGLTAKFIQQNIWHESATGFALDAGTTFRTDLFGGMIIGASISNFGTKMQLSGRDTRLFGRIDESKLGSNERIPQNIELDSWHLPILFQFGVSTNLMARGDYQWIIAIDALHPSDNYESLNIGTEIGFRDFFFLRGGYQSLFLDEAEGGLSFGIGTKSKMLFRNAEIRADYAFRNMERLDSVHVFSLGLSF from the coding sequence ATGTATAGACAATTATTGATTTTATGCATTTGTTGCTTTTTTTCAAACTCATTGTTTGGACAGGGTTTCATTACGGATGTTTCAAAATCTGGAACTTCTGTTGCGACATTCTTAGAGATTGCCATCGGGGCGCGGGGTGTTGCAATGGGCGGCGCTAACGTGAGTATAGCGAATGATGCTACTGCGCTCTATTGGAATCCTGCAGGAATTACAAGGCTGGCTGGCAATGATGTTGTAGCGCTCCATACGCGTTGGATAGCAGGCACCAATTTCGATTTCTTGGGCATCGTTGTGAATATGGGAAATTTTGGCAGTTTGGGATTTAGCTTCACTGCCCTGACCATGGATGATATGGCGGTGAGAACCGTGGAAATGCCAGATGGCACGGGTGAATTTTTTAAAGCCGGCGATATTGCCGCCGCTGTTTCTTACGCCAGACAATTAACAAATCGTTTTTCGATTGGTCTTACGGCAAAATTTATTCAACAAAATATCTGGCATGAAAGCGCTACAGGATTTGCCCTGGACGCGGGAACCACTTTCAGGACTGATTTGTTTGGAGGCATGATCATAGGCGCGTCTATTTCGAATTTTGGAACTAAAATGCAACTCTCCGGCCGTGATACCAGGCTCTTTGGCCGGATCGATGAATCGAAGTTGGGCTCAAATGAGCGAATTCCGCAAAACATCGAATTGGATTCCTGGCACTTACCGATTTTATTTCAATTTGGGGTATCTACAAATTTGATGGCTCGAGGAGATTACCAGTGGATAATTGCAATTGATGCACTCCACCCTAGTGACAATTATGAAAGTTTGAACATTGGAACAGAAATCGGATTTCGGGATTTCTTTTTCCTCAGGGGTGGATATCAGTCATTATTTTTGGATGAAGCCGAAGGAGGATTGTCATTCGGGATTGGTACAAAATCCAAAATGCTATTTCGGAATGCTGAAATTCGCGCCGATTATGCATTTCGCAATATGGAAAGGTTGGATAGTGTGCATGTGTTTTCTCTCGGTTTAAGTTTCTGA